The genome window CCTCCATGATAGCTTGAATATTTCCACCAGACCGCCCAGTTTCAACTATGAGCATCATCGCCTGCCGAACAAGCGGAGTATCAACTCGGTCGGCAAGGGATTGTAGGGCAACCTCGTATGGAACCCCCCAAGTCATTTGGGCGACTACTTTTTGAAGCTCCGGGGTTAGCGGTCCATAGTCCCGTTTTGAGGAGAATTCAATCGCCTTAGCGAAGGTCATTCCAGTTCTTTGAGATGAAGCAAGGTCACGGAGGAGGTCGGGGAGATGATCTTCAATTCCTTTCTTCCACCTCCGGTTGATGAGATCAACGACCGACGGCGGAAAAATAGTTACAATCAGTCCTAAGACAATAAAATTATCCCATCCTGGTTGCCGCGTTAATAGCCAGAATGCCCCAGCTGAAAAGATAATGATCAAGCCGAGGATAATCGACACAATCCAGGTTAGCCTAACTTCTTTTTTCTCTAGCTTTATCGTTTCATCCCCCCGGTGTAACCGCCTCTAAAATAAGGATAAACATGATGGCAAGTAAAGGAACCATCAAGTAGACCACGATATACATGAAGGTAAGCGCGCTAAGTGGACCAAAGGCTCCTCCAAGAACAGACATAATTCCCAGCATAATTATGAGTATAAGAGGGAAAGCCACAAAGATAGCAACTTCACTCTCCGCGAGCATTCCAAGGGTGTCAAGAAACTCCTTTAAGCGGATTCGCCGAGTCCTCATCAGCTCCAAAGCCGTGGTCGATAGATATTTCGTAAGATCCCCGCCGGCTCGTACAGTTGCGATGAAACCCTCAAAAGCTTCTTTATAGGTTGGAGATGGAGAACGCTCAGTGGCATCGTCAATCGCGGTAAGCACGTCATGCCCAAGCAAATCTACATCTCGAATGATTATGCGGGCTTCCTGAGCAAACACTCCAAGAGTTGGATTACGCGCCATGGAACGATAAATCCTTTCAGGCGACATCCCCGCACTTGAAAGAATTGCCATATAACTGAAAACAAACGGTAGCGATTGATCGATTTTTGCTCTTCGGCCAGATGCTATAATCCAAGGGGATGAGTAGATGCCAGCAAAGGTTATGACAGCTACTATAAGCCCAATCGCCAAGCTTAGGGAAAAAGCAACACCAAATCCCATGATGCCTAAGGGAGCATATATAATGCTTCCAATAATGAGAGCGAGGAAAAATGCCGAGGCAAACGCTACTAATGTTGAGAGTAGGAGAAAGCTGACGTATGCGTTTAGGCTTATTAACATTCCAGCCTTTCGCATACTTTTTTCGAGGTCTTTGAAATATGGAAGCAGTGGATCAATTTTCTCACCAAGAAGCCTATAGGCAAACGCCCAAGGCTGAAATGAAACTTTAGGCTTTATAACTGACCGCATCCCTTCAGCCGCGGACTTCCCCTCACCCTTAGGGCGTTTAAAAAATCGTTTTCGCAGTTTACCCAAAATCACATAAACAACCCCAGTTTCGCCTGTTCGTAAACCCGCTTCGGGTCAATGTAGTATTTTCGAACCATTTGGGCAACGTCCATATACCTTCGTATCCCGGTTTTAGCCATCCATTCGAGGACAACTTTCCGCCGT of Candidatus Bathyarchaeota archaeon contains these proteins:
- a CDS encoding type II secretion system F family protein; this translates as MSIILGLIIIFSAGAFWLLTRQPGWDNFIVLGLIVTIFPPSVVDLINRRWKKGIEDHLPDLLRDLASSQRTGMTFAKAIEFSSKRDYGPLTPELQKVVAQMTWGVPYEVALQSLADRVDTPLVRQAMMLIVETGRSGGNIQAIMEAIYAHIRELQAVERERRAQIRPYMLIAYVAFLVFLFTVVMLYRMLFAQFGTIQRTLFFGPVTPVAPETYKTLFFHMAVIEAFFGGLIAGKMGEGAMGAGLKHSLILIFIGFLTFNFFL
- a CDS encoding type II secretion system F family protein, with amino-acid sequence MGKLRKRFFKRPKGEGKSAAEGMRSVIKPKVSFQPWAFAYRLLGEKIDPLLPYFKDLEKSMRKAGMLISLNAYVSFLLLSTLVAFASAFFLALIIGSIIYAPLGIMGFGVAFSLSLAIGLIVAVITFAGIYSSPWIIASGRRAKIDQSLPFVFSYMAILSSAGMSPERIYRSMARNPTLGVFAQEARIIIRDVDLLGHDVLTAIDDATERSPSPTYKEAFEGFIATVRAGGDLTKYLSTTALELMRTRRIRLKEFLDTLGMLAESEVAIFVAFPLILIIMLGIMSVLGGAFGPLSALTFMYIVVYLMVPLLAIMFILILEAVTPGG